A window from Drosophila subobscura isolate 14011-0131.10 chromosome O, UCBerk_Dsub_1.0, whole genome shotgun sequence encodes these proteins:
- the LOC117896774 gene encoding structural maintenance of chromosomes protein 6, which produces MPNPMENKRKMRRKQPSESDGDSSSAEPTNKKSKSAELDMSSTLVPANCSRQSTESRRSQRSYSSFNLSCEPQLPNEFNRCGKVISIHLENFMCHESFTVDFGPNTNFLVGKNGSGKSAVITALSLGLAGNARATSRAASIKKLIKNGETSAKIEITLCNVGMCPFDAEHMGPHLTVVRHIRQSSSTYELKDARGKIVSRKLDDVKRLLRRFSIHVENPIFVLNQDSAREFLKKLEPSSNFTLLMKATQMDTCASALSECLTLRQKQVRSLEHFKMRMTVAEGLVMAEEDKLAALRDKEAVKLKLAEANTKLAWLSVAQKEKELASCDHSIQLVEVKKAKLVAATTQKDSTQVTLTQQLSNFEEKKRHNQDVHRSHETRMREATRILQDQYLKACNIRTQMKNAEKRLNEDEHEYEACEKHISNYHADYARIKQEREELATRAVELKQLIAEREALVKQARQEQLEQKERYNAFREQVDAQRFERNKLNHTKQNIQTEMETLRRNKSNKLSIYGEQAINVDGALRSQYTGPNQHRMPRGPLGQYITAVNPKYRDLVENQLSSCLRSYIVSSDKERQALRALLQRFHGNNMPTIITSAFTNNIYNVSKFKVQATTPNTTVLIDEISCDDPVVMNYLIDSLRIETVLVTESKETAEFLTSDTENVPPNLTRVLVPGLGLEYIPSPNYAVYSARISPGRYMQVNVDDRIRQLQDAQRSLQERAASINADFQTLREKLERAGQEVAQKTTEISQCIAEVQKASQEIIEIESTEHRDLPEYDRLKTHLADCAERIEKCKEERRELQLKLEAIDERKAQYEAMKSDELKALQELGKQMESIDTEAHEVTNRIRTLDSEYSQNSRHLQTMVELVENQQRIKQELLSELEKMRHAAKLMGECIETKETEEELQDLISRHKSRIRQVEQLNYDPEELEKGLVVLRNRLAEDTNRFERTDSVIRELRTSYHDHAQNFQRSRSHYLTMVEYSFQNSLSLRHFNATCESNIRAKTWSINVFPASGNKTSNAKSLSGGERSFTTVSLLKGLWTTSDHPFYFLDEYDVFTDEVNRKFITEMLIKEGEDLRHRQYCFLTPLDTAVTESPYIRILKLSSPDEDNTNEHSQA; this is translated from the exons ATGCCAAATCCAATGGAAAACAAACGTAAAATGCGTCGAAAACAACCGTCGGAATCGGATGGGGATAGTTCTTCCGCAGAGCCGACAAATAAAAAGAGTAAGAGTGCCGAGCTAGACATGAGCAGTACTCTGGTACCAGCCAACTGCAGTCGACAGTCAACAGAGTCACGCAGGTCCCAGCGATCATATTCATCGTTCAATCTTTCA TGCGAACCACAGCTTCCAAATGAATTTAATCGCTGCGGCAAGGTCATATCCATACACCTGGAGAACTTCATGTGCCATGAGAGTTTCACCGTGGATTTTGGTCCAAATACCAACTTCCTTGTGGGCAaaaatggcagtggcaagagtGCCGTGATCACGGCGCTTTCCCTGGGACTGGCGGGCAATGCGCGCGCCACAAGCCGTGCGGCCAGCATAAAGA AGCTAATTAAAAACGGTGAAACGTCGGCCAAAATCGAAATTACCTTGTGTAACGTGGGAATGTGCCCCTTCGATGCAGAGCACATGGGGCCGCATCTAACGGTAGTGCGACACATACGCCAATCGTCCTCAACGTACGAGCTGAAGGATGCACGCGGTAAAATTGTCTCAAGGAAGTTAGACGATGTTAAACGCTTGCTGCGCCGCTTTAGCATTCACGTCGAGAATCCCATATTTGTGCTAAACCAGGACTCGGCGCGTGAATTTCTGAAAAA ACTGGAGCCATCGTCGAATTTCACGCTGCTGATGAAGGCAACACAGATGGATACTTGTGCCAGTGCACTGTCCGAATGCCTTACTCTACGCCAAAAGCAGGTCAGATCTCTGGAACATTTTAAAATG AGAATGACAGTTGCGGAAGGACTGGTGATGGCAGAGGAGGATAAGCTAGCAGCACTCAGGGATAAGGAAGCAGTCAAG TTAAAGTTAGCCGAGGCCAACACCAAGCTGGCTTGGCTGTCGGTCGcccaaaaggagaaggagctggcCAGCTGTGACCACTCGATTCAACTGGTTGAAGTTAAGAAGGCCAAgctggtggcagccacaacacagAAGGACTCCACACAAGTCACACTCACGCAACAGTTGAG CAACTTTGAGGAAAAGAAGAGGCACAACCAAGATGTTCACAGATCGCACGAGACAAGGATGCGTGAGGCTACGCGCATATTGCAGGATCAATACTTGAAAGCCTGCAATATCCgaacacaaatgaaaaatgccgAGAAGCGCCTCAACGAGGATGAGCACGAGTACGAAGCTTGCGAGAAGCACATCAGCAATTACCATGCGGACTATGCCAGAATCAAGCAGGAGCGAGAGGAGCTCGCCACCAGAGCGGTGGAGCTGAAGCAGCTGATCGCCGAAAGGGAGGCACTTGTAAAGCAGGCCCGACAGGAGCAACTGGAGCAAAAGGAGCGCTATAATGCCTTCCGCGAACAGGTGGACGCTCAACGATTCGAAAGAAACAAATTGAACCATACCAAGC AAAACATTCAAACGGAAATGGAGACGCTTAGacgcaacaaaagcaacaaactgTCGATTTACGGCGAGCAGGCAATCAACGTGGATGGTGCCCTGCGCTCTCAGTATACCGGTCCCAATCAGCATCGAATGCCGCGCGGTCCACTTGGGCAGTACATAACCGCAGTGAATCCCAAGTACAGGGATCTGGTCGAGAATCAGCTGTCCTCTTGCCTACGCTCCTACATCGTGAGCTCTGACAAGGAGCGTCAAGCGTTGAGAGCGTTGCTTCAGAGGTTCCATGGCAACAATATGCCCACCATCATTACCAGTGCGTTCACAAATAACATCTACAATGTGTCCAAATTCAAAGTACAAGCCACAACACCCAACACAACGGTGCTGATCGATGAAATCAG CTGCGATGATCCGGTTGTTATGAACTACCTAATAGATTCGTTGCGCATTGAGACGGTGCTGGTGACCGAGTCCAAAGAGACAGCCGAATTTCTCACTTCCGACACGGAGAATGTGCCCCCGAATTTGACGCGTGTGCTGGTGCCAGGCCTGGGGCTGGAGTACATACCATCGCCCAACTATGCCGTCTATTCGGCTCGCATAAGCCCCGGACGTTACATGCAGGTGAATGTGGACGATCGCATACGGCAGCTGCAGGATGCGCAGCGTAGTCTGCAGGAGCGAGCGGCATCCATAAATGCAGATTTTCAGACACTGAGGGAAAAGCTGGAGCGCGCCGGTCAGGAGGTTGCCCAAAAGACAACCGAAATATCTCAGTGTATTGCTGAAGTGCAGAAGGCGTCGCAAGAgattattgaaattgaaagcaCCGAGCACCGTGATCTGCCAGAATATGATCGCCTG AAAACCCATTTGGCCGACTGCGCGGAAAGGATTGAGAAATGTAAAGAGGAACGCcgggagctgcagctgaaactCGAAGCAATCGATGAGCGCAAGGCCCAATATGAAGCTATGAAATCCGACGAGTTGAAGGCCCTCCAGGAgcttggcaaacaaatggagAGCATCGATACGGAGGCCCACGAGGTCACAAATCGAATACGTACCTTGGACAGCGAATACTCGCAAAATAGTCGCCATCTCCAGACCATGGTGGAGCTTGTCGAAAATCAGCAAAGAATTAAACAGGAACTTCTCAGCGAATTGGAGAAGATGCGCCACGCGGCTAAACTGATGGGAGAATGTATTGAGACAAAAGAGACGGAAGAGGAACTTCAAGACTTAATAAGTCGACACAAATCGAGAATTCGACAAGTGGAGCAACTAAACTACGATCCCGAAGAATTGGAGAAGGGCTTAGTTGTCCTCCGAAATAGACTTGCTGAGGATACGAATCGTTTTGAAAGAACGGACAGTGTCATTCGCGAGCTGCGCACATCGTACCACGACCATGCGCAAAATTTTCAAAGATCTCGCAGCCATTACCTAACCATGGTTGAGTATAGTTTTCAA AATTCCCTATCACTGCGTCATTTTAACGCGACCTGTGAAAGTAATATAAGAGCCAAGACATGGAGCATAAATGTCTTTCCGGCCAGTGGCAACAAAACCTCAAACGCTAAAAGTCTGTCCGGTGGCGAGCGCTCATTCACGACAGTTTCGCTGCTGAAAGGACTTTGGACAACTTCCGATCATCCATTTTACTTTTTGGACGAGTACGACGTTTTTACC GATGAAGTCAACCGAAAGTTTATTACTGAAATGCTAATTAAAGAGGGTGAAGACTTGAGACACCGACAATATTGCTTTCTGACACCCCTGGACACGGCTGTGACAGAAAGTCCATACATAAGAATACTCAA ATTGTCTTCACCCGATGAAGATAATACCAACGAGCACTCTCAGGCTTAA
- the LOC117897813 gene encoding uncharacterized protein LOC117897813 isoform X3, with protein sequence MKFLVTIATLCLCLAYVAGQQYFLGQFPSSRARFGFDPLSLAPASSATQQVRDPRQNRGPVVFPPSPPDAVDESSGVVVGASGYGFVPPQQRRVTG encoded by the exons ATGAAATTT TTAGTCACCATTGCCaccctctgcctgtgcctggcgTACGTTGCGGGCCAGCAATACTTTTTGGGACAGTTCCCGAGCTCCCGTGCACGCTTTGGATTCGACCCCCTGTCCCTGGCCCCGGCCTCATCAGCGACGCAACAAGTTCGGGATCCCCGACAGAACAGAG GCCCCGTCGTGTTCCCCCCATCCCCGCCAGATGCAGTCGACGAGTCCAGCGGCGTGGTTGTGGGTGCCTCCGGCTACGGATTTGTGCCGCCCCAGCAAA GAAGAGTCACTGGTTAA
- the LOC117896775 gene encoding cysteine and histidine-rich domain-containing protein: MLQCYNRGCGQLFDEAANNEESCRHHPGEPFFHDAYKGWSCCNKKSVDFTEFLNIKGCTLAKHSNVKPPEPEKPTKDDNGDKDEVIEVRAPIREAMRRPPIETPFTVLQPTVAAALKETIDNLKVSSAPAAAATPFGEASDAIAVGTSCKNNGCSFSFTGTDSDHIQCAHHPGVPIFHEGMKFWSCCQKRTSDFAQFMAQKGCVNGQHKWVKENEDKKVVQCRYDWHQTATNVVVAIYAKKYHYAQSVIEINPIRLHVKLIFPEQENAAFDIDLELGGIVNVEKASAHMYGTKVEITLPKLEPGSWSKLNFKRATMPATKKTNATEAPKNDESDEEFFDLDDIEPVYTHGLKLSDMSLQNPNNLD; the protein is encoded by the exons ATGCTGCAATGCTACAACAGAGGCTGTGGCCAGCTTTTCGATGAAGCTGCCAATAACGAAG AATCATGCCGGCACCATCCCGGGGAGCCGTTCTTTCATGATGCCTATAAGGGCTGGTCGTGCTGCAACAAAAAGTCGGTGGACTTCACCGAGTTCCTGAACATCAAGGGCTGTACGCTGGCGAAACATTCGAATGTTAAGCCCCCGGAGCCAGAGAAACCAACCAAAGACGACAATGGGGACAAGGACGAGGTCATCGAAGTGCGCGCACCCATAAGAGAAGCTATGCGCAGGCCGCCCATAGAAACTCCGTTCACTGTGCTGCAGCCAACAGTTGCCGCTGCCCTAAAAGAGACGATAGATAACCTGAAGGTTAGCagtgctccagcagcagcagcaacgccatTCGGAGAGGCTAGCGATGCGATCGCTGTGGGCACAAGTTGCAAAAACAATGGATGCTCCTTTTCATTCACTGGCACGGACAGCGACCACATCCAGTGCGCCCACCATCCAGGAGTGCCCATTTTTCATGAGGGTATGAAGTTCTGGTCATGCTGCCAAAAGCGTACTTCAGATTTTGCCCAATTCATGGCCCAAAAGGGCTGTGTGAATGGCCAGCACAAGTGGGTCAAAGAG AACGAGGACAAGAAGGTTGTGCAGTGCCGCTACGATTGGCATCAGACGGCCACAAATGTGGTGGTGGCCATTTACGCCAAGAAGTATCACTACGCCCAGAGTGTGATAGAAATAAACCCCATACGGCTGCATGTCAAACTCATCTTCCCAGAGCAGGAAAATGCCGCATTTGACATTGATCTGGAGCTTGGAGGC ATCGTCAATGTGGAGAAGGCGAGTGCGCACATGTACGGCACCAAGGTTGAGATCACATTGCCCAAGCTGGAGCCCGGCTCCTGgtcaaaattgaatttcaaacgTGCCACAATGCCAGCGACCAAGAAAACGAATGCCACCGAAGCGCCAAAGAACGACGAGAGCGACGAAGAGTTCTTTGACTTGGACGACATCGAACCAGTGTACACTCACGGCCTGAAATTATCCGATATGAGTTTGCAGAACCCAAACAACTTAGattaa
- the LOC117896777 gene encoding RWD domain-containing protein 1, with product MSRNYKEDQSSEVEALDSIYCGEMEILATEPFHKFQIPIATEEYNAEENENGLSCKLVFTYTATYPDAAPLVEIEEAENFEDTFETRLLEHLRLTIEENLGMEMIFSLVSSAQEWLNQRWDEHTTQAEETRVQKLREVEEEERKKFEGTRVSVETFMKWKLDFEESTGIAAKREKINDCKKQTGRELFMCDNTLNDSDIKFLLEAGENLENVKIDETLFQDIGELDLDDDDDEDWVPGADDDDD from the exons ATGAGCCGAAACTACAAGGAAGATCAGAGCAGTGAGGTGGAAGCTCTGGATTCCATTTACTGCGGCGAAATGGAAA TTCTCGCGACGGAACCTTTTCACAAATTCCAAATCCCAATTGCGACGGAGGAGTACAATGCagaggaaaatgaaaatggattGTCTTGCAAGTTGGTCTTCACATACACAGCCACCTATCCGGATGCGGCGCCACTGGTGGAAATTGAGGAAGCTGAAAACTTTGAAGACACATTCGAGACACGTCTGCTGGAGCATTTGCGGCTGACCATTGAGGAAAATCTAGGCATGGAGATGATATTCTCTCTGGTGAGCAGTGCACAGGAGTGGCTGAATCAGCGTTGGGATGAACACACAACCCAGGCGGAGGAGACGCGTGTGCAGAAGCTGCGGGAGGTCGAAGAAGAGGAACGCAAGAAGTTCGAGGGTACGCGCGTGTCGGTCGAGACCTTCATGAAGTGGAAGCTTGACTTTGAGGAGAGCACGGGCATCGCAGCGAAAAGGGAGAAGATCAATGACTGCAAGAAGCAGACTGGACGCGAGCTCTTCATGTGCGACAACACGCTAAATGATTCCGACATTAAATTCTTGCTGGAGGCGGGCGAAAACCTTGAAAACGTCAAGATCGACGAGACTCTGTTTCAAGATATTGGCGAGCTGGATttggacgacgacgacgatgaggactGGGTGCCTGGTgccgatgacgacgatgattGA
- the LOC117897813 gene encoding uncharacterized protein LOC117897813 isoform X2, with the protein MKFLVTIATLCLCLAYVAGQQYFLGQFPSSRARFGFDPLSLAPASSATQQVRDPRQNRGPVVFPPSPPDAVDESSGVVVGASGYGFVPPQQSNANIFKRTV; encoded by the exons ATGAAATTT TTAGTCACCATTGCCaccctctgcctgtgcctggcgTACGTTGCGGGCCAGCAATACTTTTTGGGACAGTTCCCGAGCTCCCGTGCACGCTTTGGATTCGACCCCCTGTCCCTGGCCCCGGCCTCATCAGCGACGCAACAAGTTCGGGATCCCCGACAGAACAGAG GCCCCGTCGTGTTCCCCCCATCCCCGCCAGATGCAGTCGACGAGTCCAGCGGCGTGGTTGTGGGTGCCTCCGGCTACGGATTTGTGCCGCCCCAGCAAAGTAATGCGAATATATTTAAGCGCACTGTCTG a
- the LOC117897813 gene encoding uncharacterized protein LOC117897813 isoform X1 yields the protein MKFLVTIATLCLCLAYVAGQQYFLGQFPSSRARFGFDPLSLAPASSATQQVRDPRQNRGPVVFPPSPPDAVDESSGVVVGASGYGFVPPQQIVAAAAAAAAAADPTFFGTSFQTPDTAYATYNYFSNPYTTRFRYF from the exons ATGAAATTT TTAGTCACCATTGCCaccctctgcctgtgcctggcgTACGTTGCGGGCCAGCAATACTTTTTGGGACAGTTCCCGAGCTCCCGTGCACGCTTTGGATTCGACCCCCTGTCCCTGGCCCCGGCCTCATCAGCGACGCAACAAGTTCGGGATCCCCGACAGAACAGAG GCCCCGTCGTGTTCCCCCCATCCCCGCCAGATGCAGTCGACGAGTCCAGCGGCGTGGTTGTGGGTGCCTCCGGCTACGGATTTGTGCCGCCCCAGCAAA tagtggcagcagcggcagcagcagctgcagcggcggatCCAACGTTCTTTGGCACCAGCTTCCAGACACCCGACACCGCGTATGCGACTTATAACTACTTCAGTAATCCGTACACCACACGATTTAGATACTTctga